The Acidobacteriota bacterium genome segment GGCCTCGTGGCGGTTGAGGGGGATGGTGAAGTAGCCTACCCGCAGCGAGGTCATGTTCTGGAAGAAGTGGGAGCCCTGGGACGGGTCCACGTTCATGGTGGGGATGGCGGTCTCCACGATGACCTTCACCGCGCTGATCTGCCCCCAGTGCACCGGTACGCCCAACCACGGGTCCGACGAGCCCCACCGGCCGGGGCCGACGAGGACGTACGGGCGGTCTTCGGCCTTGAAGGCGGCGTTGAAGCGGTCCACCTGCCGGGCGATGTCGGGCGTCTTCGCGGCGCTGAAGACGGACGGCTTGACGTAGACCAGGTCCCGGATTCCCTTGTACACCCCGTTCCCCAGCACCTGGTGCGACCAGCAGAGCGTGCGCTCCGGGTCCGCCTCCCCCAGGTCCACGGTGACCAGCTCGTCGCTGACCACCATGGGGCGGACCTGGAGGAAGCCGTACTGGGCGGGGAGCCCCTTGTCGGGGTCCATGACCACGGCGAACTCGGTCTCGATGGGGCAGCCCATGGCGTCCTCCGCCGTTTTCAGCAGGAAGGAGAGGATGTCGGACAGCGGGAAGACGTTCATCTTCAGCACGGGGGCGAAGGTGACCACCTTGGGGCCGGGCCCGGCGATGCCGTCGTAGAAGCGCTGGTCGTCGGGCATCCAGGTGGACGCCAGGTGGGTCAGGACCCCGTCCTGTTCCGCCTGCTTCACCGGGAGTTTCACGAGGAACTGGTCCTCGTCGTCGTAGGCCGAGGTGGCGGCCGGCTTTAGGTTGACGGCGTAGAACTCCTTCTGGCCGTTCTCGAACATCTCGTCGATGGTGCCGAATTGCGGGAGGATGTGGGGGTAGGGCGGCGCGAAGCGCAGGGCGACGCCGCCGTCCACCACCATCTTCCCCAGGCCCAGGGCCACGTTGGCCTGGCCGTCCTCGGGTTTCGCGTGCCCCGCCGGGTAGTAGTTCCAGGAGCAGGCCACGCCGGAGAAGTCGGGGTAGTAATGATGGCCGTGACGGCGGCCCACCACCTCCTGGATCACCACCGCCATCTTCTCCTCCTCGATGCGGTGGTTGGTGGACTCGATGTAGGCCTTGGCCTTCCGGAAGAAGGTGGACGCCCAGACCAGCTTGATGGCGTTGGCCAGGTCCTTGAAGCGCTTGTCGGCGTCCATGTGGTGGTTGGGGATCATCTTGGTGCAGTAGATCCCGGCGAAGGGCTGGTAGAGGGCATCCTCCAGGAGGCTGGACGAGCGGGCGGCCAGGGGGAGGTGGGTGCTGTTGGCGAAGTAGCGGAGGTCCCCCACCAGGGTGGACGGGAAGTCGGCCCGGATGAAGGCGCTGGCGATCTGCCGGTCGGAGGCGTCGCCGGTGGCCAGGCCCCGGAGATTGTTCTCCTCGATGAACCGGTCGAAGACGTCGGTCCCCAGCACCAGGGTGCGGGGGATGGCCAGGTCGACGCCCGGGAACCGGTCCTTCTCCAGGACGTTGGCCAGGACCCGGTCGATGAAGGCCAGCCCGCGGCCCTTCCCGCCGATGGAGCCGCCGCCCAGCTTCATGAAGCGGCAGGAGGTCCCGAGCAGCTCCCGGGAGAAGGGGGCGATCCCGCCTCGCAGGAAGGCGCGCCGGACCTCCTCCAGCCCTTCCTTGACCAGGCCGCGGACCTGCTTCGGCGTCTCCGCGGAGGCGGCGTCGAGGCCGGCGACCCGTTCCGCCATCTCGAACTCGGTACGGGCCAACAGCCAGCGGCGCAGCTCGCCGGTCCGGACGGACCGCAGCACGGCCTCCCCGGGCACCGATTCCAGGATGCGCAAGAGGCCGGGGAGGTTGGCCGCCCGGGCGACCTCGGCGCCGCCGTCGGCGTGGAAGACCAGGTCGCCGAAGCCGAAGCGGTCCTGGAGGTACCGCCGGAAGTCGGCCACCAGGGTCCGGGAGGACTTGTCCAGGAGCCCCACGCCCAACTCCTCGGCGACGGCCCGGCGATCGGGCTCGCTGGACTGGATCAGGACGGGCATCCAGGGGTCCCGCGCCCGGATGAGCCTCACCAGGTCGATCCCCGCACCCGGGTCCTCCACCCCGCCCCGGGGGTAGCGCACGTCGGTGACCACCCCCAGGACCTTCCCCCGGAAGCGGTCCAGGACCTCCACCGCCTCCTCCCAGTTCACCGCCAGGTGGACCTTGGGGCGGGCCCGCTGCCGGAGGCTCCGGAGGGTGTGGGTGAGGTCCTCCCGCAGGATCCGGTCCGTCTGGTCCCACAGTTCCTCGAAGAGGACGGGGAGGTAGGCGGAGTAGAAGTGGACGGAGTCCTCCACCACCAGCAGGTTCTGGATCCCCGCGGCGGCGGTGTCGGGCGCGGCGTTGCGCAGGTCCTCGGCGTACTGGATGATGCCCGCCAGGATCTTGCCGTCCCCCTGCCAGACGAAGACGCGGTCCACGGTCTCCCGGTCCGCCCGCTCCAGGATGCGGGGCAGCTCCGGCGTGTTGTACGCGAGGACCACCACCGGCAGGCCGGGCCGGAGGGCCTTGGCCTCGCGCCCGAAGGTGAAGGGGTCCATGTCCCCCAGGCGCTGCAGGGTGACCGCCAGGTCGTAGGCGTCCTCCCGGAGCATCTCCAGGGCGGCCTGCCCGCCCGAGGCCCGGTAGATGGACGGGACGTAGCCGAGGTCCTGCTGCTTGTAGGTCCGGGCCAGCAGGTCGGCGAGGCGGCCGTCCTCCTCCATCATGAAGGCGTCGTAGAGGCTGGAGATCAGCAGGACCTTCCGCACCTTGAAGGGCATGAGGGCCTGCAGGCGCGAGGGGTAAAACTCCTCCATCAGTTCGGTGGGTTTCGTTGGGGTCATGGGGTTCCTCGGTCGGGGGTGGGACGACCGGGGCGGCTCCCCGCCGGGAACCGCCCCGCCGGCTCGGCACGGGCGCGCCGCGGGGCGTCTAGACCCAGCCGCGCATCTTGCAGGCCTCCGCCACGCGCTGGATGGCGATCATGTAGGCGGCGTCCCGCATGTAGACGCTGCTCTCGCGGGCCAGCGCCGAGACCTTGAGGAAGGCGTCGGTCAACTGGGTGTCCAGCTTCCCGAGGACCTCGTCCCGGGTCCAGAAGTAGTTCTGGTTGCACTGGACCTGCTCGAAGTAGGAGCAGGTGACCCCCCCCGAGTTGGCCAGGAAGTCGGGGATCAGGAAGATGCCGCGGTTTTTCAGGACGGCGTCCGCCTCGAGGGTGGTGGGGCCGTTGGCGCCTTCCACCATCACGGTGACCTTGGGGCTGATCCTGCCGACGTTGTCCTTGGTGATCTGGTTCTCCAGCGCCGCGGGGATCAGGATGTCCACGTCCTGGGACATCCACTCCTCGCCGGGCAGCACGTCGTAACCGAGGCTCTCGGCCTTGTTCTTGTCGATGCCGCCGAAACGGTCGGTGATGCGCAGCAGCTCGGCGAGGTCGATCCCCTTGTACTTGCGAAAGGCGTAGGAGGTGTTCTCCGCCTGGTCCCAGCAGGAGACGCAGACGGGGGTGCCGCCGTACTCCTTGTAAAGCTTGATGGCGTACTGGGAGACATTGCCGAAACCCTGGAAGGAGGCCTTCGTGGACCGGATATCGACCCCCTTCTCCGCCAGGGCCTCCCGGAGCATGAAGATGATGCCGTAACCGGTGGCCTCCGTCCGCCCCAGGGAACCGCCCAGGCCGACGGGCTTCCCCGTGATGAAGCCGGGGAGCTTGCGGTTGTGGATGCGCTCGAACTCGTCCAGCATCCAGACCATGTGCTGGGGGTTGGTCATGACGTCGGGCGCGGGGACGTCCTGCAGCGGGCCCACGTTGTAGGCCACCTGGCGGACCCACCCGCGGCAGATCCCCTCCTGCTCCCGCTGGGAGAGGTGGTGGGGGTCGCAGATCACGCCGCCCTTGCCGCCGCCCAGGGGGATGTCCACCACCGCGCACTTCCAGGTCATCCACATGGCCAGCGCCCGAACGGTGTCCACCGTCTCCTGGGGGTGGAAGCGGATCCCGCCCTTGCACGGGCCCCGGGAGTCGTTGTGCTGAACGCGGAAGCCCTGGAAGATCTTGATGGTCCCGTCGTCCATCCACACGGGGATGGTGAACTGGTACTCCCGCATGGGGGTGCGCAGGAAGTCCCGCGTCGTCTGGTCCAGGCCCAGCTGTTCGGCGACGGCGTCGAACTGCTGCTGGGCCATGTCGAAGGCGTTGAAGGATTGGTCGTCGCTCATGAGTTCGCTCCCTCTCGTAAGATGATGCGCCCCGGCAGGGCGCCGGGGGCAATGTTCCTGATATCTTGATGGTTTCCCGGGAACATTCCTTGTCAAAGCCGAACGTGCCCCACAACTTTACCACCGGAAGCGAACCGGTTCAATGAAAAAGGCGTCGGTCCGGAAACCCGGGGCGTCGGGCGGCGGCGGTGCTACAAATGTTCGTCCCCTACGGGGACGGGGACGGTCGGCCAGGGGGGTTGAACGACGACAATCCGCCAGGCTATAAAGAAGCCGGGAAAACCGTATTCCGCCTCCCGCATCCCTTCGGATCACGAAAATTGATGCGTTCGCAACAAGTCCCTTTCTCTCACAGGGGCACGGCGCACACGGGGTTATCCCACGACATTCATCACTTTTGCCACAATGCAGGAAGCGGTCGGCGGCAGATCCTCAACACGATCATGCAACCCGCTGACAGGCTGAGCCATATCAAGTCCATCGCGGCGTCCCCGAAAAAAAAATCCCCTCCGGGGAGGGGAGAATTTGGTCCCCTCGGCGAGGGGACATACGGATCCTCCCTGGCGAGAGGATCAACGGGTCCCCTCCGGCGAGGGGACCCGAGGGTTCACTGCAGGACCCGCTTCAGCTCCTGGGTGAGCAGGGGGACGACCTTGAAGAGGTCGCCGACGATGCCGTAGTTGGCCACCTTGAAGATGGGGGCCTCGGGGTCCTTGTTGATGGCCACGATCACCTTGGACGAGGACATCCCCGCCAGGTGCTGGATGGCGCCGGAGATCCCCACGGCGATGTAGAGCTGCGGGGAGACGGTCTTGCCGGTCTGGCCCACCTGGTGCGGGTGGTCCACCCAGCCGGCGTCCACCACGGCGCGGGAGGCGCCCGCGGCCGCGCCCAGCACGTCCGCCAGTTCCTCGATCAGCCGGTAGTTCTCGGCGTCCTTGATGCCGCGGCCGCCGGACACGATCACGGAGGCCTCGGTGAGTTCCACCTTCCCCCCGGAACTTTCCTTGATCTCCTTCACCAGGGTGAGGAGCCGCGCGGCGTCCACGGTGTCGGTGGTGGCCACCACGT includes the following:
- a CDS encoding Glu/Leu/Phe/Val dehydrogenase, whose amino-acid sequence is MSDDQSFNAFDMAQQQFDAVAEQLGLDQTTRDFLRTPMREYQFTIPVWMDDGTIKIFQGFRVQHNDSRGPCKGGIRFHPQETVDTVRALAMWMTWKCAVVDIPLGGGKGGVICDPHHLSQREQEGICRGWVRQVAYNVGPLQDVPAPDVMTNPQHMVWMLDEFERIHNRKLPGFITGKPVGLGGSLGRTEATGYGIIFMLREALAEKGVDIRSTKASFQGFGNVSQYAIKLYKEYGGTPVCVSCWDQAENTSYAFRKYKGIDLAELLRITDRFGGIDKNKAESLGYDVLPGEEWMSQDVDILIPAALENQITKDNVGRISPKVTVMVEGANGPTTLEADAVLKNRGIFLIPDFLANSGGVTCSYFEQVQCNQNYFWTRDEVLGKLDTQLTDAFLKVSALARESSVYMRDAAYMIAIQRVAEACKMRGWV